A stretch of DNA from Candidatus Pseudomonas phytovorans:
ACCGGTTTCGACATTCCGGTGCTCGGTAACCTGTTTGGTACGCCAGAGCGCGTGGCCATGGGCATGGGCGCCGAGTCGGTCGAAGAGCTGCGTGAAATCGGCAAGCTGCTGGCCTTCCTCAAGGAGCCCGAGCCACCCAAGGGCCTGAAAGACGCCTGGTCCAAGCTGCCGATCTTCAAGAAAGTCGTGTCGATGGCCCCGAAAGTGGTCAAGGACGCGGTGTGCCAGGAAGTGGTGGTCGAGGGTGACGATGTCGACCTTGGCGCACTGCCGATCCAGCATTGCTGGCCAGGCGATGTGGCGCCGCTGATCACCTGGGGCCTTACCGTGACCCGCGGCCCGAACAAGGACCGCCAGAACCTGGGCATCTACCGCCAGCAGGTCATCGGCCGCAACAAGGTCATTATGCGTTGGCTGAGCCACCGTGGCGGGGCCCTCGACTACCGTGAGTGGTGCGAGAAAAACCCCGGCCAGCCGTTCCCGGTGGCCGTGGCCCTGGGCGCTGACCCGGCGACCATCCTCGGCGCCGTGACGCCGGTGCCGGATAGCCTCTCCGAATATGCCTTCGCCGGCCTGCTGCGCGGTAACCGCACCGAGCTGGTCAAGTGCCGTGGCAGCAACCTGCAGGTGCCGGCCACCGCCGAGATCATCCTGGAAGGCGTGATCCACCCGGGCGAGATGGCCCCGGAAGGCCCATACGGCGACCACACCGGCTACTACAACGAAGTGGACAGCTTCCCGGTGTTCACCGTCGAGCGCATCACCCACCGGCACAAGCCGATCTATCACAGCACCTACACCGGCCGGCCGCCAGATGAGCCAGCGATTCTCGGCGTGGCACTGAACGAAGTGTTCGTGCCGATCCTGCAGAAGCAGTTCCCGGAAATCACCGACTTCTACCTGCCGCCGGAAGGCTGCTCTTACCGCATGGCGGTAGTGACCATGAAAAAGCAGTACCCGGGCCACGCCAAGCGCGTGATGCTGGGTGTGTGGTCGTTCCTGCGACAGTTCATGTACACCAAGTTCGTTATTGTCACAGATGACGATATCAACGCCCGTGACTGGAACGATGTGATCTGGGCCATCACCACACGCATGGACCCCAAGCGTGATACGGTGATGATCGACAACACCCCGATCGACTACCTGGACTTCGCGTCGCCGGTGTCGGGGCTGGGGTCGAAGATGGGCCTGGACGCCACGCACAAGTGGCCGGGCGAGACTACACGCGAATGGGGGCGGGTCATCGTCAAGGACGAAGCCGTCACCCGCCGTATCGATGAGCTGTGGGATCAGTTGGGAATAGATTGATGCAGGTAACGTTGCAGCCGTCCGGGGCGGTGCTGGCGCTTGAACCCGGGGAACGGATCCTGGATGGAGCGCGGCGGTTGGGCTATGACTGCCCGAACAGCTGCCGCAATGGCAATTGCCATGTCTGCGCCGCGTTGTTGGTCGAAGGCCGGGTACGCCAGGACGGCGAAGTCCGCGACCATGGCGAGCTGTTCACCTGCATTGCCGAGCCGCTGGAGGACTGTGTGTTGCTCTGGGATGGTGTGCTCGCCTTGGGCGAGCTGCCGGTGCGCAAACTGGCGTGCAGCGTCATTGAATGTGTCGACGTTGGTGGCGACGTCTGGCGGGTGCGACTGCGTGCGCCGGCCGGCAAGCCACTGCGTTACCACGCCGGGCAGTACCTGATGATCGAGCGCGAAGGCGGCAAGCCGGCCGCGTTCTCGCTGGCCTCCGCACCCCACGGCGGGCGCGTGCTGGAGCTGCACGTGCTGGCGCGTGAGCCCAGTGCAGTACAACTGATTGACCAACTGAAGCGTGACGGCCTGGCTCGCATCGAGATGCCATTTGGCGACACCCACCTGGCCGAGCTGCCCGACGGGCCGCTGGTGCTGATTGCCGCCGGCACCGGCATGGGCCAGATGCACAGCTTGCTTGAGCATTGCCGGGCCAACGGCTTCAAGCACCCGGTACATCTGTACTGGGGCGTGCGCCGGCCCGAAGACTTCTACCAGATCGAGCACTGGGACGAATGGCAGCGCCTGCCTAACCTGTTCCTGCACCAGGTCGTCAGTGACCTGTGCGGCTGGGAGGGCCGCTGCGGCATGCTGCATGAGGCGGTCTGCGAGGACATCGCCGACCTCAACACCGTGCATGTGTATGCCAGCGGTTCACCGAACATGATCTATGCCACCCTCGACGCCCTGGTCGAAGCTGGTATGGATGCACATCGCATGCGTGCGGATGTGTTTGCCTACGCGCCACGCGGTTAATAACCGAAGTTTGAACGAGTGGGTATAAGGCGGTAATTGTTACCGCCTTGGCCACTAACTTTCACAGTTGCCGAAACAGTACTTCCCAGTCGTCGGAACCGCGCATGAAACAATGACGCGAGGGCTTGAGTATTCCTGCAGTTCTGGCCTATGGTTACTGCAAGTGCCCTTGCTACAGCGGCCTGGGGCTTATCACAATCGGATCTCGCTACGTCCGTAGTTCATAGGGATAATGGCGGCAGCTTATGTCGGCACTTGAAAGTATGTCCTGGGAAGTTTCATATCCTCCGTCGCTCGACTTCGGTCAGCAACATACGCGCGACCAGTTGTTCAACTCCATGAAGACGACCATGTCCCTGCATCAGGGCGGGCCCGTGTGGCTGTTTGCTTATGGCTCCCTGATCTGGCGCCCGGAGTGCAGCTCTGTGGAACGCCAGCGGGCGCGAGTGCATGGTTATCACCGCGGCTTGTACCTGTGGTCGCACGAACACCGCGGCACCCCGGAAACGCCTGGGCTGGTGTTCGGCCTTGACCGTGGTGGCTCATGCAGCGGCTTTGCCTATCGGTTGGATGAAAGCAGCCTGGATGACTCGTTGATGGCCCTGTGGCAACGGGAGATGCCGTACCCGGCATACCGGCCGCACTGGCTCAGCTGCCGGCTGGACGATGGCACCAAAGTGCAGGCGTTGGGCTTTGTGCTGGAGCGCCATTTGCCGTGCTATGCCGGGAACCTGCCAGATACCCTGCTCAGCCAGATTCTTGCCAGTGCCAAGGGGCGCTATGGCACCACGCGGGACTATGTCGAGCAGACCTTGAATGCCCTGCGTAGCCACCAGATGCCCGATCGTAACCTGGAGGCACGGTTCAGGCGCTGCCATAACCTGCGTGAAGTTTGAGTTCTTGGGTCTGCTGCGCAGCCCATCGCGACACAAGGCCGCTCCTACAGGGGAACGCATAATCCTGTAGGAGCGGCCTTGTGTCGCGATGGGCTGCGCAGCAGACCCAAAATCAATGAGGCAGAACCACCAACTTACCCACAGCCTGCCGCTGTGCCAGCCGTTCAATAGCGGCCCCGGCCTCGGCCAGTGGATAAGTCTGCGAAACCAGCGGTTTCAGCTTGCCTTCGGCATGCCAGGCAAACAGCTGCTTGAAGTTAGCCGCATTGTCTTGCGGCTGACGTTGGGCAAATGCACCCCAGAACACCCCCAGCACCGCTGCACCCTTGAGCAGCACCAGATTGGCCGCCAGCTGTGGAATGCTGCCACTGGCAAAACCCACCACCAGTAGCCGGCCATTCCAGGCCAACCCGCGCACAGCCTGCTCGAACAGCTCGCCGCCGACCGGGTCGTAGATCACGTCCACGCCCTGGCCGCCGGTCAGGCGCTTGATTTCTTCGCGCAGGCTTGCCTGGCTGTAGTCGATCAGCTCATCTGCCCCGGCAGCCTTGGCCACGGCCAGTTTCTCGGTGCTGCTGGCCGCGGCGATCACCCGCGCGCCCAGGGCCTTGCCGATTTCCACCGCCGCCAGACCGACCCCGCCGGATGCGCCCAGTACCAGCAGCGTCTCGCCTGCTTGCAGTTGGCCGCGCTGGCGCAGGGCGTGCATCGAGGTGCCATAGGTCATGCCAAATGCCGCAGCGGTGGTGAAGTCCATGCTCGCCGGGATCGGCAGCACGTTGTAGAACGGCACTGCTACCTGTTCGGCGAACGCACCCCAGCCGGTGAGTGCCATGACCCGGTCGCCGACTTTGAACGCGCCAGCTTTTTCTCCGACTGCGGTCACCACTCCCGCTGCTTCGCCGCCTGGCGAGAACGGCAGCGGTGGTTGGAACTGGTATTTGCCTTCGATGATAAGGGTGTCGGGGAAGTTGACACCGGCGGCCTGCACATCCAGCAAGATCTCGTTTTTCTTCGGCAGCGGGCTGGCCACGTCTTCCAGTACCAGATCGCGCGCCGGACCCAGGGTTTTGCACAACACAGCTTTCATCGGGGCTATTCCTTTGCGGGTAATGGCCGATAAGTGTAGGAGGGCCGTTTGCCGGGTCAACGAGCATGGTCCGCCCTGATGTGTAGGCATAAGTGGCGGCACAAGCCCGGGCTTGGGTTTGAGCGGCGTGCTAGGTAAGCTGGCGCCAACTGTATTGAGGAGCGAATTCGTGAAAGCGTGGATCTTGATGGTGCTGGCACTGTTGCTGCCGGCTGCGGCCATGGCCGAAGAAGCCAAGGAAGGGGTGCCCAAGGTCGCCTACATCAGCCTGAGCCCGCCCTTTGTCGGCAACTATGCCCTCGACGGCGGCCCACGGCTGCGCGTGTTCAAGGCCGACGTGGCCCTGCGCGTAACCGGTGATGAAGCTGCCAAGGCGGTGCAGCACCACGAGCCGCTTATCCGCAACCAGCTGGTGGCACTGTTCACCCAACAGACCGTGGACAGCATGAGCAACGTCGAGGCCAAGGAACACCTTCGCCAAGAAGCGCTGAAGCAGGTGCAGCAGGTGCTGGAAGCGGAAGAGGGCAAGCCGATTGTCGAGGACTTGCTGTTCAACAACCTGATTGTGCAGTGAGCTGAAACCGGGTGAAGTCGATCGTTGGTAAGCATGACTGAAGTCAGGCTTACCTCGGTTGTAAGACCTTTCTGTCTTTCCTGTAAGCCTGCCAGTTTTCGGTTTCTGCGGCCATGGCCAAGCTAAATTGTGCCTTGTCTACAGTTGCTCGAGAGTGTTGGCAATGCCTTTGAAGTACCAGCCGAAAGCGGCGACTGTGCTGATGTGCGACTTTTCGGGCTTCCAGGTGCCTGAGATGATCAAGGTGCGGCCCGTCGTCGTCCTTCGCAAGCACATTCAAAATCGCCAGTTGGTGACGATAATTCCTTTGAGCACCACAGCACCTGATCGCTTGGCCAAGCATCACGTTGAGCTGCCGAGTTATCTGCCAGGACCGGCCCTCATATGTTGGGCCAAATGCGACATGATCTACACGGTTGCGATCAACAGACTGGACAGGTGTCAGGTCAAGTCGCGACATGGTGGTGGTCGGGAATTCCTCACCTTCACTATGAGGCCTGAGCATTTCGCGGCCGTGAGGGCTGCTGTTGGCTTCAGCCTGGGCTTCACATATCCGGCAACAGTGCCGGCTGTTGTCAGTGGTGCGCTGGATACGCAATAATCGCTCTGTTCCCGTAAGGGACTTGCGAGACTCTGTGGATCCTGGCTCAGCCAGCAATTACAGAGCCGGGCAGGTATGTGGCGATGACAAGCCAACCTGTCTGTGATTAGGGCGCCGAAAGGCGCCCTTTGTCTTTGTGCTACTTTTGCAATTTCCTGGGCGGAATGATGTCTCGCTCCCTTATGACGCCAGGCTACGGCGAAACCGCGCCAGGGCCACGCTGAAAAACACCAGCCCGATCAACGCCAGCGCCAGGATATCCGGCCATACCACTGTCCATCCGGCATCGCGGAACAGAATCGCGGTCCCCAGGCTGACAAAGTGCGTCGACGGCGATCCCTGCATTACCCATTGCAACCACTGCGGCATGCTGTCCAGCGGTGTGCTGCCGCCAGACAGCAACAGCATGGGGATGATCACCGGAATCGCCAGCAGGCCGAACTGCGGCGTCGAGCGCGCCAGGGTGGCGAGGAAAATGCCCAGGGCCGTACTGGCGAACAGATACAGCGCAGTCACGGCCAGAAACAGCCCCATCGAGCCGGACAGTGGCACGCCCAGTGCGCCTTTCACTACCACCACCAGCGAAATCCAGGTGCAGATCACCACCACCAGCGCGTTGCTGCCGATCTTCGCCAGCATGATTTCCAGTGCGGTCAGCGGCAGCACCAGCAGGTGGTCGAGCGTGCCATGTTCACGCTCGCGCAGCAGCGCGGTGCCGGTGAGGATGATCGCCAGGATGGTGATGTTGTTGACGATCTGGATCACGGCCAGGAACCAGCCCCCTTCAAGGTTGGGGTTGAATAGCGCCTTGGGGTTGATCAGCACCGGGCTTTGCGCGTTGCCACGCTGGCTGTAATCGAGCAGCTCACGCTCGAAGATGCGGCCGATGTAGCCGGCACCCATGAACGCCTGGCTCATGGCTGTGGCGTCGACGTTTATCTGGAGTTCTGGTGAGCGCCCGGCCAGCAAGTCGCTCTGGAAGTTCACCGGCACGTTGATCACGAACGTGTACTGGCCGCTGTCCATGGCCTGGTCCAGGTGCTCCGCGGCCAGCGCCACGGCGGGCTGGAACTCGGGCGGTTGCAGGGCTTCGGTCAGCTTGCGTGACAGCAGGCTGCGGTCTTCGTCCACCACCGCGACGCTGGCGTTGTGCACGCCGATCACCGAGCCGGCTGCCGGCATGTAGATCGCCACGCTGAAGGCATACAGCAGGAACAACAGCAGCACGCTGTCATGGCGCAGGCTGGTCAGTTCTTTCAGGCCCAGGCGCAGGGTGTGGTTCAGGCGCGACATCTCAGGCCTCCTGCTTTTTCAGCATGGCCAGGCTCAGGCCGGTAAACGCCGCAAAGAAGCCCAGCAGGATCAAGCATTGCGGCCATAGCTCGCGTAGCCCCAGCGCCTTGGTGAAGGTGCCGACCGCGATATCGAGAAAGTAGCCCGCCGGGAACAGCTGGCCCATCACTGCCGCCGCACCGTCCAGCGATGAGCGGGGCACGATCAGGCCAGAGAACTGGATGGTCGGCAGGCTGGTGATGATCATGGTGCCCAGAATGGCCGCGATCTGGGTGCGGGTGAACGCCGAAATCAGCAAGCCCAGGCTGGTGGTGGCCAGCAGGTAGGCCACGCCACCACAAGCCAGGGCCAGCACACTGCCCTTGAGCGGCACGGCGAACAGCCAGCGATTCATTGCCACCAGCAGCGCCAGGTTGACCAGGCTCACAGCCAGGTAAGGTATCTGCTTGCCCAGCAGGAACTCCAGGCGAGTGAGGGGGGTGGCGTAGAAGTTGGTGATGGAGCCGAGTTCTTTCTCGCGGACAATGCCCAACGCGGTGAGCATGGCCGGGATGAAGGCCAGGATCAGCGCCATCACGCCCGGGCCGATGGCATTCACGCTGACCACGTCCTGGTTGTAACGAAAACGCGTTTCCAGGCGCACAAGGTCCTGGCGCGGCTGCGGCTGTGGGCTCGCCTTTGCCAGCTGCTCAAGGTTGGCCTGGTGCACGGCCTCAACGTAGTTGCGGCTGGTTTCTGCACGAAACGGCATGCCGCCGTCGAGCCAGGCCGCCACCACCGGTTGGCGCCCGGCGTACAGGTCGCGGCCAAACCCGGGCGGAATCTCCAGCGCCAGCTTGATATCCGAGCGTTGCAGGCGCTGGTGCATCTGGCGGCTGTCAGTAATCGGCGCCTGTTCAGCAAAATAGCGTGAGCCACGGAAGGCTTCGAGGTAGGCCCGGCTTTGCGGGCTCTGGTCCTGATCGTGCACGGCGAAGGCAAGGTTTTCCACATCCAGCGAAATGCCATAGCCAAAAATCACCATCATGAACAGCGCGCCCAGCAGGGCAAAGGCCAGGCGCACCTTGTCGCGCAGCAACTCCTTGCCCTCACGGCTGGCCACCGCCAGCAGGCGGCGCAGGCTGAAGCCCTGGCGCAGGGGCGGGGTGGCCGTGGCTGCCTGCTCCAGCACGGCGTTCTCCGTAGCTTGCGGCGCAAGCTCCTGGGCCTGCTCCAGGCAGCGCACGAACGCGTCCTCCAGGGTGTCGCCCTGGTACTGGCGCTGCAGGGCATCCGGTGTGTCGCAGGCCAGAACCCGCCCGGCATGCATCAGCGAGATGCGGTCGCAGCGTTGGGCTTCGTTCATGAAATGGGTGGAGAGGAAAATGGTCACGCCCTGTTCGCGTGACAATTCCACCAACAGGCGCCAGAAATCGTCGCGGGCTGCGGGGTCAACCCCGGAGGTCGGTTCATCGAGAATCAATACTTCCGGGCGATGCAGCACTGCTACCGCCAGCGACAGGCGTTGACGCAGGCCAAGGGGCAGGGCGCCGGACGGCTGGTCGGCGATAGCGGCAAGGTCGAAGCGCTCGATCAGCTCATCAATGCGCTGGGCGCTTTCTGCCTTGGGCAGGTCGAACAGGCGGGCATGCAAGGCCAGGTTCTGCCGGGTGCTGAGTTCGCCATACAGCGAGAAGCTTTGCGACATGAAACCGACCCGCTTGCGCGTGGCCAGGTCACTGGCATCCACCGGGCGCCCCAGCAGGCTGGCGCTGCCCTCGCTGGCCGGCATCAGGCCGGTGAGCACTTTCATGGTGGTGGTCTTGCCGCAGCCGTTCGAGCCGAGGAAGCCGAAGATCTCGCCACGGCCAATGGCGAAACTGACCTTGTTTACCGCCGTGAAATCGCCAAAGCGCAGGGTCAGGTCGTGGGCCTCGATGGCCACCGGGCCGTCCGTGGCCGGGCGCGGTGGAATGCGCAGGGGTTGATGCTGGGCCTTGCCCGCGCCCTGGTAGTGGGTGAAGGCGTCGTCCAGCTTGCCGCTGGGGGTGACCGCAGCCAGTTCGTGGCTGGGGCCTGCGGCCAGCAGGTGGCCGCCATCGAGCATCAGGCAGTGCTCGAACTGTTCGGCCTCTTCCATGTAGGCGGTAGCCACCAGCAAGGTCAGTTGCGGGCGCTGTGCGCGAACCTGTTCGACCAGCTCCCAGAAGCGCCGCCGCGACAGCGGGTCGACGCCGGTGGTGGGTTCGTCGAGGATCAGCAGGTCCGGTTCGTGGATCAGTGCGCAACACAGGCCCAGCTTCTGCTTCATGCCGCCCGACAGCTTGCCGGCCGGGCGTTCGGCAAAGCGTTGCAGGTCGGTGGCCTGCAGCAGGTTGGCCATGCGCTGCTCGCACTCGCGGCGGCCCAGGCCGAACAGGGTGGCGAAGAAGCGAATGTTTTCGCTGATCGACAGCTCCGGGTACAGGTTGTTGCCCAGCCCCTGTGGCATGAACGCGACTTTCGGGTACAGCGCCGCGCGGTGGCGTCGCTGGCTGATCGAGCCACCCAGCACCTGGAGATCGCCCTTTTGCAGGCGTTTGACGCCTGCGATCAACCCCAGCAAGGTCGATTTGCCGGCGCCGTCTGGGCCGATGAGCGCGCAGCGGGTGCCCGCAGGCAGGCTGAAGCCGAGGGTGTGCAGGGCCACCAGGTCGCCGTAGCGGTGGCTGATACCCTCGGCCAGCAGTGCCGGGGCGTTCATTGCAGGTTGGCCGGCCAGTCCACCTCAGCCGTGCGCACATAGCCGGCGCCTGGCATGCCTGGTTTGGCTTGCGGAACATTACCTGGGTCGCTGAGGCGCAGCTTGACCCGAAACACCAGCTTTTGCCGCTCGTCGCGGGTTTCTACCTGTTTGGGGGTGAACTGGGCCTTGGCCGCGACAAACGCCACCTTGGCTGGCAGGGCGCGTTCGGGCAAAGCGTCGAGCACGATACGCGCCTGGTCGCCCACGGTCAGCCGGCCGCTGGTGGAGGCCGGTAGGTACAGGTTCATGTATTGGTCGCTGGGGTCGATCAGCATCAGCACGCGGCCGCCGGCACCCAGCACTTCGCCAGGCTCGGCCAGGCGCAGCTGGATGATGCCGTCGATGGGGGCACGCAGGCTGCTGTCGTCGATTTCGCTGGTGAGCTGGGCTACCTGGGCTTCGGCGGCACCGATGGCGGCCTTGATTGCCGCCAATTGGGCGCGAGAGGCGACTACCGCGGCATTGGCCGTGTCGAAGCGCGCCTGCTGTTGGTCAAGCAACTGCTGGCTGGCGTATTTGCGCTGGAAAATCTCACGCACGCGCTTGAGTTCCTGGCTGGCCAGCAACAGTTCGCTTTGGCGTAGCTGCACACTGGCCTGGGCGGCGGCGTAGTTTTCCCGGGCGCGCACCACTTCGGCTTCAGCCTGGGCACGCTGGGCTTCCATGGTGCGGGTGTCGATGCGCGCCAGCAGTTGGCCGCGGGTAACCTTGTCACCTTCGTCGACCAGCACTTCGGCCAAGCGACCGGGGATTTTACTGGCGATCTGGACTTCGGTGGCTTCGAGGCGGCCGTTGCCCATGCTCAGGCCTTCGGGCAACTGGTCGTGGAGTGACTTCCAGTACCCCAGCCCTCCGGCAGCAGCGAGCAGGGCGATCAGCGCGGTGGCGAATATTCTGGGGGCGAATTGATTCATCATTCTGCATCCTTGCGGTCTTGCACACCACATCATGGCGTGGGGCCATGCGTGGCGTGTTGATATCGGTCAAACCCTTGACCTTAGCCACTGTTTCAACGCAGCGCGACAATCACTGCCCATTGTTCGGGGGTCACCGGCATCACCGACAGGCGGCTGCCCTTTTGCACCAGCGGCAACTCGGCCAGGCCGGACTGCTGCTTCAGCCTGCCCAGTTCCAGAACCCGTGGCAGGGTTTGCACATGGGCCACATCCACCGCGCTCCACGGGTTCTTCTCGGCTGTGGCCTTGGCATCGTAGTAGTGGCTTTGTGGGTCCAGTGCGGTCGGGTCCGGGTAAGCCGCGCGGATGATTTTGCCGATGCCGGCAATACCGGGCTGCGGGCAACTGGAGTGGTAGAAGAAGAACTCGTCACCCACGTTCATGGCCCGCAGGAAATTGCGCGCCTGATAGTTGCGCACCCCGTCCCAGCGCGTTTCGCCCAAGCGGCCGAGGGCTTCGATGGAGAGCTCATCGGGCTCGGATTTCATCAGCCAGTAGGCCATGGATGCTGCTCCTGAAAAGGTTTGAAATAACCTGTTGCACGAAACCGACAGCCGGTTGGCGTCAAGGTTTGCGTGTGGACGCAGGTTGTCGGAAAATGCGCCCCGTTTAAAGCGCAATGCGCTGGCGATACCCAGAAAATCGCCGGGCACTGAACAGTTTGCCTGGGGGGCAATCTTCAATGAATCAACGCAAAAAGCCGGATCTGCTGTGGATCCTGGTGTTCATTTTTGGCCTGGGTGTGGTCACTACCGGTTATGCGCAGGGGTTCTGGGAGCGCAAGCTGGACAACGCCTATCAGATGCCGGTCGACGCCAGCCAGCCACAACGTTGATGCCCCCGCTGGCGCCGCTTAACGCGGCGCCAGGTACCAGTCACGGTCCGATACCGTGCCCTGCAGCGGTACATCCCAACTGGCCTGGGCCAGCCGCTCGACCTTCTGGCATTCATGCGCCAGCCCCAGCAGCAAAGGCTTCTTCCAGGTTTTTCGACGCGCCTGGTAGGCCAGGCTGCGGTCATAGAAGCCACCGCCCATTCCCAGGCGCCCGCCCACTTCGTCAAAACCGACCAACGGCAGCAGGATCAGGTCCAGTGCCCAGATTGGCCGTTGGCGTTTGCGTTCAGTAATAGGCTCAGGAATACGGAAACGGTTGGGCTTGAGCTTTTCGCCTTGCTCGAACCGCTGGAACACCATGCGCGTGCGCGGCCAGGCGTGCAGCACCGGCAGGTAGGTGCGCTTGCCGCGGCGCTGGGCTTCGCGCAGTAACAGGCAAGGGTCGATTTCGCCGTCGTTGGGCAGGTACAGGGCAATGTGCCGGGCGCGGCGGAACAGCGGGTGCTGCGCAAGCTGACGGTACAGGCCAAGGGTGGCCTGGCGTTGCTGGGCAGGGGTAAGGGCGCGGCGTGCATTGCGAAGCAGGCGACGAAGCTGGGGGCGGGTGAGCGGCGCGGTGTCGGTCATGGCACGGGCGATCCCAGGTGTACTGGCCGACATTGTCGGCCAAAACGAATTGCCCGCCAGAGGGGCGGGCAAGAGAATTCAGGCTCCCCGATCAGACCGCTGTCGGTGTAGCCCTTGAACCCGAAAGTTCAAGGTGGAGATTGCAGGGGGCGTTAAGGCTTTCCGTCGGGCGGACATGCACACCGGCCCCAGCGTGCAACCCCCGTGGTTGTGCGTATCGGCTCAGGGACATAACCGACTGGCGCATCCACCAGGGAGTGGCGCCAGTATACCAATCTCAACCGATTTTGGTATCCGTGTCGTCGGACAAAGCCTTATCTACCCGATCCAGCAAGTCGCGCACCTGTTCGCGGTTGGTGCCGCTGGCCGGGGCCTCGCTGCGGTCTTCCTGGCGATGCAGCATCTCGTGGGTAATGTTCAATGCCGCCATGACCGCGATCCGGTCGGCGCCAATCACCTTGCCGCTGCTGCGGATCTCGCGCATCTTGCCGTCGAGGTAGCGCGCGGCGCTGACCAGGTTGTTGCGCTCTTCCGGCGGGCAGATGATCGAATATTCCTTGTCGAGGATCTGCACGGTGACGCTATTGCTTGAACTCATGAGTCTTGCTCCAGAGCCTTGAGGCGTAAGATCATCGACTCGACCTTGCGCTTGGCGATCTCGTTCTTTTCGATGAGGTGGGCGCGCTCTTCGCGCCAGGATTTTTCCTGAGCTACTAGGAGTGCATTTTGCCGTTTTAGTTGCTCGACGCGTTCGATCAGCAACTCGAATCGGCTCATCAGTGCCTGAAGGTCGTTCTCTTGCGTGGGTTGCACTCGATTCGCTCCGTCGTTGAGTCACCTGGCGATGATGCCTCTCCCTGGCCCACGACGGCCAGTGCCGATGGTCTTGGCGCGCCTGCCGGTGCTAGGATACAAGGTCTCCATTCTAGTCATTGCGCCGTCTGGCGCCTAGCAGCCCATGCCCAATACCCAATCGCCTTACAT
This window harbors:
- the rbbA gene encoding ribosome-associated ATPase/putative transporter RbbA; the protein is MNAPALLAEGISHRYGDLVALHTLGFSLPAGTRCALIGPDGAGKSTLLGLIAGVKRLQKGDLQVLGGSISQRRHRAALYPKVAFMPQGLGNNLYPELSISENIRFFATLFGLGRRECEQRMANLLQATDLQRFAERPAGKLSGGMKQKLGLCCALIHEPDLLILDEPTTGVDPLSRRRFWELVEQVRAQRPQLTLLVATAYMEEAEQFEHCLMLDGGHLLAAGPSHELAAVTPSGKLDDAFTHYQGAGKAQHQPLRIPPRPATDGPVAIEAHDLTLRFGDFTAVNKVSFAIGRGEIFGFLGSNGCGKTTTMKVLTGLMPASEGSASLLGRPVDASDLATRKRVGFMSQSFSLYGELSTRQNLALHARLFDLPKAESAQRIDELIERFDLAAIADQPSGALPLGLRQRLSLAVAVLHRPEVLILDEPTSGVDPAARDDFWRLLVELSREQGVTIFLSTHFMNEAQRCDRISLMHAGRVLACDTPDALQRQYQGDTLEDAFVRCLEQAQELAPQATENAVLEQAATATPPLRQGFSLRRLLAVASREGKELLRDKVRLAFALLGALFMMVIFGYGISLDVENLAFAVHDQDQSPQSRAYLEAFRGSRYFAEQAPITDSRQMHQRLQRSDIKLALEIPPGFGRDLYAGRQPVVAAWLDGGMPFRAETSRNYVEAVHQANLEQLAKASPQPQPRQDLVRLETRFRYNQDVVSVNAIGPGVMALILAFIPAMLTALGIVREKELGSITNFYATPLTRLEFLLGKQIPYLAVSLVNLALLVAMNRWLFAVPLKGSVLALACGGVAYLLATTSLGLLISAFTRTQIAAILGTMIITSLPTIQFSGLIVPRSSLDGAAAVMGQLFPAGYFLDIAVGTFTKALGLRELWPQCLILLGFFAAFTGLSLAMLKKQEA
- a CDS encoding HlyD family efflux transporter periplasmic adaptor subunit: MNQFAPRIFATALIALLAAAGGLGYWKSLHDQLPEGLSMGNGRLEATEVQIASKIPGRLAEVLVDEGDKVTRGQLLARIDTRTMEAQRAQAEAEVVRARENYAAAQASVQLRQSELLLASQELKRVREIFQRKYASQQLLDQQQARFDTANAAVVASRAQLAAIKAAIGAAEAQVAQLTSEIDDSSLRAPIDGIIQLRLAEPGEVLGAGGRVLMLIDPSDQYMNLYLPASTSGRLTVGDQARIVLDALPERALPAKVAFVAAKAQFTPKQVETRDERQKLVFRVKLRLSDPGNVPQAKPGMPGAGYVRTAEVDWPANLQ
- a CDS encoding EVE domain-containing protein, which encodes MAYWLMKSEPDELSIEALGRLGETRWDGVRNYQARNFLRAMNVGDEFFFYHSSCPQPGIAGIGKIIRAAYPDPTALDPQSHYYDAKATAEKNPWSAVDVAHVQTLPRVLELGRLKQQSGLAELPLVQKGSRLSVMPVTPEQWAVIVALR
- a CDS encoding 5-formyltetrahydrofolate cyclo-ligase, producing the protein MTDTAPLTRPQLRRLLRNARRALTPAQQRQATLGLYRQLAQHPLFRRARHIALYLPNDGEIDPCLLLREAQRRGKRTYLPVLHAWPRTRMVFQRFEQGEKLKPNRFRIPEPITERKRQRPIWALDLILLPLVGFDEVGGRLGMGGGFYDRSLAYQARRKTWKKPLLLGLAHECQKVERLAQASWDVPLQGTVSDRDWYLAPR
- a CDS encoding cell division protein ZapA codes for the protein MSSSNSVTVQILDKEYSIICPPEERNNLVSAARYLDGKMREIRSSGKVIGADRIAVMAALNITHEMLHRQEDRSEAPASGTNREQVRDLLDRVDKALSDDTDTKIG
- a CDS encoding TIGR02449 family protein, producing the protein MSRFELLIERVEQLKRQNALLVAQEKSWREERAHLIEKNEIAKRKVESMILRLKALEQDS